The nucleotide window ttttactttttacgaCATTTTTCTAACGTCGCAAATAAACCTTATTTTTGTAGTGTATGTTGCTTAACTATGTACAACAAAGCACATCAGTTTTGTAGATGATGAACATGGCGATGGAGGAACCTCTCTATATTTGATCTACATAAGAGGTTCATGTCCCAATTGATATGATAAGCAAATAAGTTATGCCATTCATGGAGCTTTTGAACATGCAATATATATCGTATAATGTGGGGATATTCTGCTCTATAATGTTGATCAAGTTTTACTATATATCTAGTTAATTTTATGAAGAGCACTTATATCTTGATTATGTGGGAGTTCTACTCTAAAAATCtcttattatttattttcaataaataTATGTAGAGATATACCATTTTTCATTCTCATATGGTGGAATATATACTCCTATGAGAAATTGTGATTAATTAAAATGCAGATTTTGCGCATCTAAGTGATATGGCCAAAATAATGACAAAAGTCATATATGCCTCAAGAAAGCTATAGTCTCGAGTAGGAGACTATATTCAATGTGGTAAAAACAATTCATATTGTGTGATTCATATACATGGAGGTCTTCCTAAAATTGTGTGCTAAGGCATCGTGCTACATTAATGTGAAATTAAGGAAAGGAGTTTTTACCTTGAATGAGTTTCTGGCCGGACAAATTCCCGCAGAGTATTATCACATGTACTCTTGGAGAATTCACCTAAGTGAGAGTAGTTGTGAGGCAACAACTGTAAGAAATGGGCTGCTCTAGCTCTAATAACTCTCACGATAATTAAGATTAAGTGCATGACCATAAATAGCGCTAACCTGCGCCAAATTTAGGTATCAATATCATGTGTGTGACAATGTGTAATTTGTCTAAAAGAGCTCTAGTTCAAGACATATAGTTCACTATGAGTTCTTCAAATAAAGTTGCTTACACTAAGTGTAGGTTCAAGTCCGGAAGACACCTATACCTATTGCATGGTATAAAAGTTGCCCAAATTTCCTTCTCTCAATCTtcccatattttttttatttttagtttatgACATTTTGAATCTTGTGGGGGAttgttggtttttttatttaattattaagATTCAAAATATTTCTATCATTTATTTAGATTGAAAAGTCATATATTTTCAAAGGGTTATGAAGAGTTCTATAAATACTCAACTTTTAAGACAAAGAGTTAACTTATTTTGGATTGCTCTCATTCTCTTACTCTTCATCCTCCTCCTTTCCATCCAATTCATATTCCTTGGACAATCGATAAACACTTGGCACCCCTCTACCGTTAGTAGTGCAAAGTTTATTAGACATGTGTGAGACTCTAAGGATTGTATCTTGGAGTTGTAGATGACTATTATAACCTGCATATATGTAGAGGGGCGTGTACGGTTTTAGGACAGCAAATATTGTGCATCTCTTGTACTCACAAGCTTGACTCTCCAATTCTCTTCTCCTCTATATTGTTTGTGTTTATATGATGTGATTAATTGATTTCATTAATTGCTAGCTTGATTAGATTTATTAAATATGAATATTTGATACCAGATATCCAACACATACATCTAGATCAGTACTAGCAAGGTAATGGTCATGTTGAGGATATTTTGTGTTTGTACATGAAAATCTACTAGACGTGTATCAAGGATCTAGGTCGAAACTGGTGTTTCCTCTTGAATTCTACATTAATAGTCAGGTAATACCTTCGAGAGGTTCAAATCCTAATCTATACTATATTTAAAAGAAgagactttgttagccaaagtgagtgtgaaaaaacaataaaaccctTAGACCTTATATTAAATTGGACtccaacatcatgttagtccctgtggTTTCAAGTTAATCAGTAACACTCCTAAACGTTTTGATTTCAATAGCTGTGTCCAATTAAAAAATCCATTCAAGCTTCGTAGTTTGAGAAGCTTCCCTTCAAAAAGAGGCGAGTTAATTCAGTTGACGACCCAACATATCCTTgcctcttcttcatcttgactCAGCAGCATGTTCTGAAATTCTGATGCTTTATGAATATGAAATTGGATCCCCTTTGTGGATTGGTGACTTCAATCAGAGTTAGTTCGACGATTGTGGGGGTGGTGATGAAGTCATGGTGCGGCGGTGGTTGAGGAGTCTTAGACTAAGGTTGGGTCTGCGTAGGAGTGCTCAAAATGAGGGTCGAATTTTGGTGATGCTGACGGAAATAACAGAGAATTAGCGGTGGTTTACCATAAACCATTcttcagaaattgagagagtaTAAAGAAGTGACTATGAAATTGACTGGGTTCTTTGGAGATGGCCACCTAAATTGATTTGGGTTTTTGGAATATGGTGGATGGAAGTGTGGGTGCTCGAGGCGGGAACTTCGTTGCATTATACAATCCGCTTTCCAATTCTGTCCCTACTCTAGCACCTCTGGCTATTTGCTCTCTCTAAAGCGAGAGAAGTATGAGAGCTGTATTGGATTTACGGGTTTCGTTGCGACTGAGGTGGCAGGTGTAGTGGGGATGACGTTGAACGTTTAATCCGGAAATTAAGAGGAAGAGAGCGATACAAAACTTGGATTTTGAGTTTTATTTTGGTAGTTctctgaagaaaaaaagaaaaaggggaaATTACTATTCACACCATGTACTTTGGGTGCGTCGACATGGActaacattttaattttaacagATAACTCCCCAAATATTCAAAATTCACACAATTTAGttcaaaatgaccattttacccctcactttttttttgttctctttttttttttttgcttttctctCAGCTCAGAACGAGAGCtctgctctccctctctctctctctctctctctctctctctcttctctcgccAACTCGCCTGAGCCTCCCTTGTCGTCCCGCCGCCAATCCGACCATTCCACCCTCCATTTCCATCAAATTTCACCAAATTAAGAGCCTTTAACAAAAAACCACCTCCAAACTCACCACGATTATCCAATCCCCGATCCGAGTCGGACTCCATTTCATCCATGAGATGAAGCAAAGCCCACGACGAGGAGGAAGACCGATCCGGGTAAGTGGAGGCGACGTGGTCCCAGTCGGCGGATTTCAGATTGGTGCGGCGGAGAGCGAACCAGCGGTCGCGGTAGGTGAGGATGAGGGATCGGGCCTCATCCCGAGTCCAGCAGGGGGGTGGGATCCGGCGGGATTTGGGGAGGGCGGTGGTGACGACCGTGGAAATGGTTGGGTTGCTGTGGCAGAGGTGAAGGAGAGGAAATGAGGTGGTTTTGGTTGCGGAGAGATTTGGTTGTTGGCATTGTGGGGTTGGTGGGTGAAGGCAGTGAGGTAATGCTAAAATGGTATATGCTGCTTTTGATTTCTTGCTCTATTGGTCttaatttgtgattttttttcctcttgggTTTAGTAATTTAGGGATTGTTCGATCGTGGGTTGTTGTTTTTGCGTTTGATTTTGGTTGTGGGATTAATTTTTGTGACTGCCTTTCAGTTGTTGAGGGAATGGGGAAGTGAAAGGGGTGACATGTAGTGTGAGTTGGTGGTGTTGAAATTGTTgcaatattattttatttgggTAGTGCTGAATGATGCATGCTATGTTAACTTGAAGGTGAACTGTGATTTTGATCTCAATGAATGTAGTTGAAACTGGAAGTACAGGGGAGTGCAGCAGAGACCAGGGAGAAAATGGGTGGCGGGTGAAAAGGTGAAGCCCAACAAGTACAGGGGAGTGCAGCAGAGACGAGGGAGAAAATGGGCGGCAGAGATTAGTGACCCGCGTCGCGTGGTTCGGGTTTGGCTCGGGACGTTCCAGACGGAGGAGGAGGCAGCCAGGGCTTATGACACGGAGGCGATCAAGTTCcgaagagagagagcagagcCATCTTTCTGagccgagagagagagtgagagagaagcagaaaaagagagagagagagagagagagagagaagaattaaaaaaaaaaaaaaaaaagaggaagtgaggggtaaaatggtcattttggaccaaattgtgtgaattTTGAATGTTTAGGGAGTTATctgttaaaattaaaatgttatGGACTAAACTGTCGACGCACCCAAAGTACAGGGTGTGAATAGTAATTTCcccaaagaaaaaggaagacaCATCTTTT belongs to Rosa chinensis cultivar Old Blush chromosome 4, RchiOBHm-V2, whole genome shotgun sequence and includes:
- the LOC112199477 gene encoding ethylene-responsive transcription factor ERF110-like, producing MKQSPRRGGRPIRVSGGDVVPVGGFQIGAAESEPAVAVGEDEGSGLIPSPAGGWDPAGFGEGGGDDRGNGWVAVAEYRGVQQRPGRKWVAGEKVKPNKYRGVQQRRGRKWAAEISDPRRVVRVWLGTFQTEEEAARAYDTEAIKFRRERAEPSF